A genomic window from Neoarius graeffei isolate fNeoGra1 chromosome 5, fNeoGra1.pri, whole genome shotgun sequence includes:
- the LOC132886275 gene encoding paraneoplastic antigen Ma1 homolog, translated as MESEQIFKWCEDKGIDVRKSVVLSEVSLEVTDEAIYKVLDEAKIFGHSKVRRRCLGHTDNNQLVLVETINDLTKADIPEQLVVGDQLGLWVVNVPEIQSSHVHGDKGGFQSKLVLFLASEGKTLADVTGLLSPIPAPPTAPDLNTELVNAISSLVERCQAPPVDGQGYRKLRLFSGMKPTAHGEEEYDAWVEQTTHMLDEWQCSDVVKKQRIAESLEGPAADTVWCLRATTPYATASEDLKALETAFGTMDSAADLMVRFCNTFQQEAEKLSAYLLRLDKLLHAIHRKGGIDVADMNQACIEQIARGALS; from the coding sequence ATGGAGTCAGAACAAATATTCAAATGGTGTGAAGACAAAGGTATTGATGTGAGGAAATCAGTTGTGCTTAGTGAGGTTTCTCTTGAAGTTACTGATGAGGCCATTTATAAGGTACTTGATGAAGCTAAAATATTTGGTCACTCTAAAGTAAGACGCCGATGTCTTGGACACACTGATAACAACCAGTTAGTCTTAGTTGAAACCATAAATGACCTGACTAAGGCTGACATACCTGAACAGTTGGTAGTTGGAGATCAGTTAGGACTTTGGGTGGTAAATGTCCCTGAGATTCAAAGTTCCCATGTACATGGTGATAAAGGAGGTTTTCAGTCCAAGCTAGTGTTATTCCTAGCCAGTGAGGGGAAGACTTTAGCTGATGTCACAGGCTTGCTTAGCCCTATTCCTGCTCCACCCACTGCTCCAGACTTGAACACAGAGCTTGTGAATGCCATCTCCTCACTCGTTGAAAGATGTCAAGCCCCACCTGTGGACGGACAAGGCTATCGCAAACTTCGCTTGTTCTCAGGCATGAAACCAACAGCACATGGGGAAGAAGAGTATGACGCCTGGGTGGAACAGACCACCCACATGTTGGATGAGTGGCAGTGTTCTGATGTCGTCAAGAAGCAGAGAATAGCTGAGAGTCTTGAAGGGCCAGCAGCAGATACTGTCTGGTGTTTGAGAGCCACTACCCCCTATGCCACTGCCAGTGAGGATCTTAAGGCCCTAGAAACAGCTTTTGGGACCATGGACAGTGCAGCTGATCTCATGGTGAGGTTCTGTAACACATTCCAGCAAGAAGCTGAGAAGCTGTCAGCATACTTACTTAGACTAGACAAGCTGTTGCATGCCATCCATCGGAAGGGTGGAATTGATGTGGCTGACATGAACCAGGCATGCATTGAACAAATTGCAAGAGGTGCTCTCTCATGA